A single Chlorocebus sabaeus isolate Y175 chromosome 3, mChlSab1.0.hap1, whole genome shotgun sequence DNA region contains:
- the UBL3 gene encoding ubiquitin-like protein 3 — protein MSSNVPADMINLRLILVSGKTKEFLFSPNDSASDIAKHVYDNWPMDWEEEQVSSPNILRLIYQGRFLHGNVTLGALKLPFGKTTVMHLVARETLPEPNSQGQRNREKTGESNCCVIL, from the exons ATAAATTTGCGCCTCATTTTGGTAAgcggaaaaacaaaagaattcctGTTTTCTCCTAATGATTCTGCTTCTGACATTGCAAAGCATGTATATGACAATTGGCCAATGG ACTGGGAAGAAGAGCAGGTCAGCAGTCCAAATATTCTACGACTCATTTATCAAGGACGATTTCTACATGGAAATGTCACATTAGGAG CATTAAAACTTCCTTTTGGCAAAACAACAGTGATGCATTTGGTGGCCAGAGAGACATTGCCAGAGCCAAACTCTCAAG GTCAGAGGAATCGTGAGAAGACTGGAGAGAGTAATTGTTGTGTAATCCTGTAA